GCAAGGCTCGAACTGCACGCCACTGGCTTTGGCGCTCGTGGCAAAGACGTAGAGAATTCGCCATCCGCTCATATCGGAGGAAGAGCGCGGTTTCCATACGTGGCTGCAGCTGCTGGACCGCGGCCGCACGTCGCTTCGTCATTTGGGAGTGCGCCATCGACCGGGATACCGGCCGAGGTTGGCCTCGCACACGGCGGGCAGCCTTGGTAAACGCATGGCCTGATAAGGAGGAAGGCCGAATTGAAGCAGCTCACCGAACAGCAGCGTGCCCGCCTTCGCTACGTGCAGGTCCCCGCACGACTGCCTTCCCTCGAGCGGTTCCCGGATTTTCTGATCATTGGCCCGCAACGCACCGGTACCACCTGGCTGCACGCGCATTTGCGCTTCCACCCGCAGGTGTTGCTTTCCGAGCCGAAGGAGCTGTTTTTCTTTAGCCGCTTGAAGCATCCTGAGGACCCGAGGTTTCGCTCGTCGTCCTTGGCTTGGTACCTGGAGCGGTTTCGCGACCCTTGGCCCTGGTACGTGTACAAAAGCTGGTTTTGCCTGTGGCATTATCGCGAGCGTTATCGTCCTCTGGTGCGCGGGGAGGCGACGGCGAGTTACGCGGCGCTCGAGGAGGACATCATTGCGGAAATTGTGTGTTTGAACCCGGAGATCAAGGTCATCACCATGGTTCGCGATCCGGTGGAGCGGGCGTGGTCACACGCAAAGAAGGATTTAGTGCGCAACCGCGGGCGGTCGCTGGGAGAAGTTTCCGACGAGGAGTTCGTTGCATTTTTCAACGAACCCTACCAACGCCGGTGCGCCCAGTACGTGCAGAACGTGGAGCGATGGGCTCGGTACCTACGAAGGGGAAACTTGTTTGTCGGCCTGTTCGAGGACATTGCTTGGCGGCCTGAGGAGCTCCTTCTCGATGTGATGGCATTCTTGGGCGTGAGAGCGAGCAAACAGTACATTCGTGCTGATGTGCGCGCGCCGGTGAATCCCAGCGGCGGCAGCGAAGTGCCGCCGCGCTTTCGAAAGATCTTGGAAGCGCTGCTGGCCGAAGAAATCGCCGCCCTGCGCGACCGTTTCGGCTGGTCCTGGCCCATGCGACCGGAAAGCGGCGCGAAGAGTTTCGTATTTCCGCAAGATCCGAAGCGCGAGCCTCCCGCGGCTTCTCACTCACATGTGGGTGCTGTGTAAGTTGCCGGGCAGCCACTGAGTGCGGCGTTAACCGCAATGACAATCTCGTCGACCTCAATGGCCCCGTTGGCGCATAGGTCGCCGGCCGCACATTGCGTCACCGGTAAACGCCCGAGCGCAATGTTCACCATGCGGATGAGTTCATCGATGGTGACCTGACCCCTGCCGTCGCAATCTCCCGGGCAGGGGTTGGGTGTCGGAGTGGGCCGCGCCGTCGGTGTTCCCGTGAGCGAGGGCGTCGCTGACGGGGTAGCGGTGGGTGGCTCGGTTTCCGTCGGTGTGGCTGTCGGCGACTCGGTGGCCGTCGGCGTTTTGGTAGCGGTTTCGGTGGCGGTTGGATTGGCAGCCTCAGTGGCCGTCATTGTCGGCGTGTGAGTCTCTGTCGGCACCGGTGTGGGTGTTTCGGTGTCCGTGGCTGTGGGTGTTGGCGCCGCGGTAGCAGTTTCCGTGGGTGTTTCTGTCGGCGTCAAGACCGGGGTCTGAGTCGGGGTCTCTGTTGGAATCGGTGCGGGGCTCTCCGTCGCTGTCTCGCTGGGCGTAGCCGTGGGGCTTTCCGCGGCCGTGGGCGAGTTGGTTGGCGTCTCCGTCGCCGTGGGGCTTTCTGTCGCTGTCGGGGTTTCGGTAGCCGTTGCGGTCGGTGTTTCCGTTTCCGTGGATGTAGGCGTCGGGGTCGGTGTCTCGGTCTCTGTGGGCGAGGGTGTTACCGAGGGCGTGGGGGTCTCGGTGGGTGTTTCCGAGGGTCCTAGTGTTGCAGTTTCAGTCGGAGAAGGAGTGGAAGAGAAGGTAGGCGATGGCGTTTCGCTCGGGGATGGGGTGGGTGTTTCGGTAGGAGTGGCCGTTTCCGTCGGGGTGGCGGTTTCGGTTGGCGACGGAGTTGCTGTGTCTGTGGGTGAAGGCGTTGCCGTGGGAGGTTCGGTTGGCGTGGCGGTTGGTGAAGCCGTCCCAGTTGGTGTTGCCGTGGCCGTGGCGGTTTCTGTGGGCGTGCTGGTGTCCGTCGCGGTCGGAGTTGCTGTTTCAGTGGGGCTTGGGGTTGCCGTGGGCGTGGGCGTGGCCGTGGCCGTAGCCGTAGCCGTTGCTGTGTCGGTCGGTGTGGGGCTGGGAGTGTCC
The Candidatus Binatia bacterium DNA segment above includes these coding regions:
- a CDS encoding sulfotransferase domain-containing protein, producing the protein MKQLTEQQRARLRYVQVPARLPSLERFPDFLIIGPQRTGTTWLHAHLRFHPQVLLSEPKELFFFSRLKHPEDPRFRSSSLAWYLERFRDPWPWYVYKSWFCLWHYRERYRPLVRGEATASYAALEEDIIAEIVCLNPEIKVITMVRDPVERAWSHAKKDLVRNRGRSLGEVSDEEFVAFFNEPYQRRCAQYVQNVERWARYLRRGNLFVGLFEDIAWRPEELLLDVMAFLGVRASKQYIRADVRAPVNPSGGSEVPPRFRKILEALLAEEIAALRDRFGWSWPMRPESGAKSFVFPQDPKREPPAASHSHVGAV